In Bacteroidales bacterium, the DNA window ACCAAAGCTCATAGTTATGCCCCTGTTTATCTGCCTAATGAGTTCCCTTTCATATATCGTCTTTCTACTCACGTTACTTTTAATTCACTTAACCAATGGGAGCAATATAAACATTTCTTTAAAGATAATCGTGTATTAGCTGGTTTACGTGTTAATCCAGAATACTCTGAAATTAAACACGATATTTATAATCCTGCCATAAAAGGTTCAAGACTTGGAATTACCAGAGAATATATGCCATCACAGCTTCCCGATGGCATTTCTGGCTTGCATTTTCATGTTATGTGTGAACAAGACTCTTACGTTCTTGAAAGAGTTTTAGAAAATTTTTTAAACAAATTTAAAGGATATCTTCCTCAAATACAGTGGCTTAATCTAGGAGGGGGACATCTGATTACTCACCAATCTTACAATGTGCAACACCTGATTAACTTACTCAATGATTTTAAGTCCCGTTATCCATGGCTGGAATTAATTATGGAACCCGGAGAAGCTATAGGTTGGGAAACTGGCTTTCTTAAAGCAACCGTGCTGGATATTGTAAAAAACAACCGTATTCAGACAGCCATGCTTGATGTTTCTTTCTCAGCTCATATGCCAGACACTCTAGAAATGCCTTATAAGCCCGTTATACGAAATGCTGCCGAACCAGGTGTTTTCCCTTACGTTTACCGCATGGGAGGCATGACATGCCTTGCTGGCGATTTCATTGGAGATTATAGTTTTCCAGAACCCCTCAAAATAGGTGATGAAATTATTTTCGAAGACATGATTCACTATACCATGGTAAAGACAACTTTTTTCAACGGAGTAAAACATCCTTCCATTGGTATTATCAAGCAAGATGGATCTTTTCAACTGCTTAGAAAGTTTCATTATCTAGAATTCAAAAATAAGTTGTCTTGATATGTTATTCAATGGAAAATCATACCAATCTGTTTGGGCAGAACAAAACAAAAAAATAATTTATTTAGTCAATCAGCGCAATCTTCCATTTAGCTTTGAAATTGTTGAAATCAAAACCATTGAAGAACTTCTGGAAGCTATTAAAAACCTCACCGTCCGAGGAGCTCCTGCCATTGGTATAGCAGCTGCTTACGGTATATGGCTTATCTTAGAACAGCATAGAAACAACAAGAAAAGTATTCAGTTCGAATACGATCGACTCATTCATTCTAGACCAACTGCTGTCAATCTCATGCGAGGAGCTAATTACGTCATGGAAAAGGTGAAAGAGAGTTATGATCCTTCCATAGCATTTAAAGCCGCTTGTGAATTTGCCAAAGAAGAGATCGAAGCAGCTAAACTCATCGGCGAATATGGGCTTTCGCTTATCGAGGAATTTTATACCATGGTAAATCGTCCCGTGAACATTTTGACCCATTGCAATGCTGGTTGGTTGGCTTGTGGGGATTATGGTACGGCTCTTTCTCCTATTTTTCTGGCAAAACAAAAAGGTATTCCCATTCATATATGGGTTGATGAAACTCAACCTCTCCTACAGGGTGCTCGGCTAACTGCGTGGGAATTATATCATGAAAACATTTCCTTTAACATATTACCCGATAATTCGGCAGGATATTTAATGGCTTTGAATAAAATTGATATGATTATTACAGGAGCTGACAGGATAGCAATGAACGGAGATGTAGCAAATAAAATAGGAACATATTCCCTCGCTGTGCTGGCTCATTACCATCAAATTCCATTCTACGTTGCCGCACCCTTATCTACTTTTGATTTTGAACTAAAAACAGGAGTAGATATACCCATAGAACAACGCTCCGCTGATGAAGTCCTTTGTGCAAGGGTTTGGGTAAATGAAGAGTGGAAATTCTTCCCCAAAACAGTCACTCATTTTCCCACCGTTAATTACGCATTCGATATAACTCCTGCTCATTTTATTCGTGCCTACATCACCAATCACGGAATAATTCACCACCCTCAGGAACTTTCCAGCTAAAATTCAAATGAAAATCCATCGTAAGCTGCTATCACGCCTTCTGGCAATAGTGTTCGCAACTCCCGATAAGGAGGCATAAAATGACTTATGTGTGTAAGGTAGGCTCTTTGTGGATTAACTTTTTCTATGATTGATAGAGCTTCTTGTAACGAAAAATGGGTTTCATGCGGCTGGAGTCTTAATGCGTTAATAATTAAAATTTCCGTTCCTTGAAGAAATTCAATAACATCATCGTTTAATTTGTTGGCATCAGTAATATAAGCAAGTCGTTCGAATCTGAATCCCCATATTTTCTGCTTCCCATGCCAAACCTGAAAAGCCTGAACGATAGCCTTTTCTATTTTTATGGTTGACTGCAAAGGAAAAAATTTGATCATGGGTGGACCAGTGTATTCACCAGGATCAAAGACATAAGGAAAAGCTTGCCTTATCTCGTGACGTATGTGTTCGTCAGCATAGACAGAGATAATTTTATTTTTCATAAAATTAAGCCCTCGTATGTCGTCCAAACCTCCAATATGATCGCGATGGCCGTGAGTGATTAAAATTGCGTCCACATCGTCCAATCCATTCTGTAACATTTGTTGTCTAAAATCAGGTCCACAATCAATGATTATTTTCGCACCTTTATAAAAAATATAAGCTGATGAACGCAACCTTTTATCTCGAAAATCCAGCGAACAACACGTCCGACATCTACAACCAAGAACAGGAACGCCCGTAGAAGTACCCGTACCTAAAAAAATGAAAGTATTATTCCTCATAATCTATTGCAGACGCATAATCATTGAAGTAGTATCCAAATACATTTTTTTAAGATCTTGATTCATAAACCAAGACATAGAATAAGCATTAACAAACTTCAAGTGAGTTGATTTTTTTAAATAAAATGAAATGTTGGTCTGAAAAATTTTTCTTTCAAATATCCATGGGTGAGGATTAATGTAAAGTGTATCATGTTGTACTATCGACCAGTATTTTTGATACACATATACGTTAGAATGTCCTCTTAAATTGAAATTGTAATGCAGAAAAGCATATTTCTTGGACGTATCAACCTGATAAAAAGTAACACTTGGGTAAGACCAGAATCCATGTTTTTGAGTCATAGGATAAACTTTTACGTAGAAAGTATCGTGCTTAATAAGTTCCTGCATGGCACCCTTAGTCCTTTTTGTAAAAAACGGAATAGCTAGCATAAACAATATTAGTACAGTAACCAGGTATGAAAAAATCGTAGGTATCAAGAAAGTTCTAGCATGTATACTTTTCTTGAACTTAAACCATGCAAAGATCCAACTTAACATAATCGCAAAAGCAATAATAATAAGCAACAGGATTGTTACCCATTTCGAACCACTTATAGCTAAGAATAAATCATAAATATTACTATGATAAATGAAAAAATTATCAATAAGCATGTCTAAAGAGGTAAAGGCAAAAAGAAATAATACAAACAACACCCCCCAGAAAACAAGTAAGATTATGTGAAGAAAACGATTATTCAAAATATCCTTCATGAACCTATAAAAATTTATGAAATAGAATTTCCTGGGGTGGATTTTTCACTTGTAACTTCTACAAGTCCATAAGTGCCATCCTCATGCAAAGCGTATAAAATCATTCCATGGGATTCAACATTTCGTATGTTTTTTTTCTTCAAATTGGCAAGTAAAACCACCTTTTTCCCAATTAATTCAGAAGGATGAATCGATGGAGCTACACCTGAAACAACAAAACGTTTTTCGAACCCAAGGTCAACTTCAAGCTTTAGCAATTTGTCAGATTTCTCTATTTTTTCAGCATGAAGCACGCGCACTACCCTTAGGTCTAATTTCTCAAAGTCCTCAATGTTAATGGTAGGCTTGATTTGTGAGATCGACGATGAGGATTTATCTTTTTTTAATTTTTGAGTTTGCTTTTCCACCATTTCGTCTGTAATACGTTCGAAAAGTTTTTGAGGTTTATTCAGTTGATGACCAGGAGGTATAAGAATGCTTCCTACCTTGTCCCATGACAACGAATCAATCCGTAACATATGTTGTAATTTCTGTGCACTGAATGGCAAAAAAATTTCACTCAGCACATAGAGGTTTGCTACAAGTTGCAAAGCATTAAAAAGAATACCTTCAGCTTCTTTAGCATCAGCCTTTTGTAATTTCCATGGTTCTTTATCGGTTAGATATTTATTGCCCAATCGAGCTATTTGTATAAATTGATACATAGCATCTCTGAAGCGAAATTCATGAAGAGCTTGAAAAATATTCTCTTTAATTATCCTTACCTCTTGCAAAAGCTTTTCAAGTTCTTGAGGCTTGTTCTGAGCCGGTGCAATTCCGTCGTAATAACTATGAATAAGAGAAAGGGTACGATGGACAAAGTTACTATAAACATCAACGAGTTCTCCGTTGACGTGAGTCTGAAATTCCTTCCAAGAAAAATTATTATCCTTAGTTTCAGGAGATACAATAGTAAGCATGTAACGAAGAGCATCCTGTAGACCTGGAAAATCTTGTAGATACTCATGTAGCCAAACTGCCCAATTGCGAGAAGTGCTTATTTTATCGTTTTCAAGATTTAAAAATTCATTAGCAGGGACATTGTCTGGTAAAATGAATTCCCCATGAGCTTTAAGCATTGCAGGAAAAATAATGCAATGAAAAACAATGTTATCTTTCCCAATGAAATGAATCAGTCGTGTGTCATTATCTTTCCAATAGGGTTCCCAGCTCTTACCAGTAAGATGGCTCCAGTGCTTTGTGGCTGAAATGTAACCAATGGGTGCATCAAACCATACGTAAAGAACTTTGTTTTCATAACCTTCTATAGGAACTTTGACCCCCCACGTCAAATCTCGAGTAACTGCTCTAGGCTTTAAACCAGCATCTAACCAACTTTTACATTGCCCGTATACATTAGGTTTCCATTCCTGATGTTCTTCGAGAATCCAATGCCTTAGCCATTCTTCATACTTATCAAGAGGCAAATACCAATGTTTTGTTTTTTTCCTCACAGGAGGTTTGTTGGACAAAATTGAAGTAGGATTTAGGAGTTCTTCAGGACTTAAAGAAGATCCACATTTTTCACATTGGTCTCCATAGGCAGATTCGTAACCACATTTAGGACAAGTTCCACGAATATATCTATCTGCCAAAAACATAGAAGCTTCTTCATCGTAATATTGTTCTGTTTCTATTTCAATCAGCTTACCCTCTTCGTAAAGCTTTTTAAAAAAAGAAGATGAGGTCTCATGATGAATTGGCAAGCTAGTTCGAGAATAAATATCGAAAGAGATACCAAACTCTTCGAAAGATTTACATATGAGATCATGATAGAAATCAACCACTTCCTGAGGCGTTTTCCCTTCTTGCATAGCTCGAATAGTAATGGGAACTCCGTGTTCATCACTTCCTCCGATAAAAAGAACATCCTCGCCCGTTTTGCGAAGAAAACGTACATAAATATCTGCTGGAACATATACACCAGCTAAATGACCGATGTGAATAGGTCCATTTGCATATGGCAAAGCCGTTGTGACAAGATATCTTTTCCACTTTTTTTCCATAACCTTAATAATTAATCATGATGGGAACTTGAATTTGGGTAGCTAAAAATTGATAAATTTGTCCCATCTCATCAGGTGTCAGTTTTCTAATCCCTAAATATGGTGTTGGACGATCCACGGGATAAATCATCCATCCTTTGAGGAAAAACTTATCAATTAAAGTAAACCACTTTTCTAATATGTGGGTGTCATAATTTTTTATAACAACTCCATTTTCCTTTTGATATTCAAGAAAAATGGTCTGTAAATAAAAAGGAAAGGTTAAACTTTTTAAATGATGGACTATACTTTTAAAATCAATACCTGAACTAGGTTGATTAATTTCATAAAAAAGTTCTGGTGTGGGTGCATCCAATTTAAGAATTGGATTTTCAATGAGTGAGAGAGCCTCTTTGACTTCACTTTTATGCAACATAGTGGAATTAGAAAGAACCGATATCTTTGCTTCAGGATAATAAATTTGCCGAATTCTCTTGACTGCTTTAACTATTTCTAAAAAATCAGGATGTAGGGTCGGTTCTCCATTACCAGAAAAAGTTATAGAATCAATACTTTCACCTTTTTTTTTAAGAAATGACAACCTTTCTTCAAGAATTTGCGCCATCTCTGTTACGGTAGGGAAAGCAAATTTGTCGGGCACGGAAACGTCACTAAGACCACATTCGCAGTAAATACAGTTGAAATTGCAAAATTTATGTTGAGGCAATACGATATTAATTCCTAGCGACTTTCCTAACCTACGACTGTGAACTGGGCCAAAAACGAGCTGATGATAAAGTCTATTCATTCTTATCAATCAAGTTTCCAAATTCCTTATATGCATGGTCTATGGCTTTCATGAAATTTTCAACATTTTCTTTAAGTTGCTTTTTATAGAGAGATTTTGCTTCTTTTCTTTTTTGGTAACGTTCATGCTTTTTCAAACGTTTACCACGAAAAAATCGATGGTTAAGTGCATCAAGTACCTCCTGGTATTCTTGCTGAGTTTGATCAAGTAATTCTTGAATTTTATCATCCTTCTGAGGGTAAATATCGCTCATTATAAGAGCGTCAGCAACAAAAATTCCTGCTATCCTCTTAATCCTTTTCTTCAATACTCTTTTGCTTGCCATGGTTCATTCATTTTTTTATAGTGAAACAATAAATGTTCATTCAAAATTACGCGAAAAATTCCATTTGCATCGTAACCTAATTTTTCTTTCAATTCAAAAATAGAACCATGTTCGACGAATCTATCTGGAACCCCGAGTCTAATGAGACGAACTCCATAATTATGTTCGGCTATATATTCAGCAATAGTCGAACCAAGACCACCATCGATAACACCATCCTCCACGGTAACAATGACAGCATGCTTTTCACATAAATGTCGGAGAGCATCTTGATCGATAGGCTTTAAAAAACGCATGTTATAATGAGTAAATGATATATTTTTAGCTTCTAATCTATCATAAAGAGAAAGAACATCTAAACCAGGGGCTCCAATGGTGGCTATTCCAATGGTACATCCTTCGTGCAAAAGTTGTGCTTTACCGACAGGTAAAACTTCCCATGTTTTTTCCCATTTTAGATGATGTGCCTCGCCACGAGGATAACGAATTGCAAAAGGTTTATTTAAGTCGATAGCTTGTGCCGTATACAACATATCCTGAAGTTCAAATTCATCCATAGGAGCACCAATGATAATATTGGGGATAAGGCGAAGATAAGCAAGATCAAAAATTCCCTGGTGAGTTGCTCCATCTTCCCCGACGAGACCTCCTCGATCGATGCACATAACGACAGGAGCTCTTTGCAGAGCTACATCATGGATAAGTTGGTCATAGCCTCGTTGTAAAAAAGTGGAATAAATAGTACAATAAGGTATTTTTCCTGCCAATGCAAGACCTGCAGCGAAAGTAACAGCATGTTGTTCCGCAATACCCACATCAAATACACGATCCGGAAATTTTTCTTTCATGAATGTCAATGCACTTCCAGTTAGCATGGCTGGTGTGATAGCCACAATCTTAGGGTTTGTCTCAGCTAATTTTAAAAGAGTCTTTCCAAAAACCACATGCATCTTGGGTGGCTTATTTTCTTGATCTTCATCACAAACTTTACCTGTTTCTATGTCAAATTTGCCCGGGCTATGGTAGGTAATTTGGTCCTTTTCAGCAGGTTTAAAGCCTTTTCCTTTTACTGTTAAAACGTGTAGTACTTTTGGTCCTGGGACATCTTTTAAATCCTTCAAAACATATATGAGCTTCTTTATATCATGACCATCAACAGGCCCAAAATATCGGATACCAAAAATTTCAAAAATATTAGCTTTTTTAAACCAAGTCCATTTAATAGCTGCAAACAAATTAGTGATAAGCACGTGCAACCAAGTACCTTTTAAAAAACGCCAAAAACGATATTTGATAAAATTATACGTGTGGGAAGCTGTAATTCGAGTAAAATGTTGAGCAAGAGCAGTGCGGTTTTTGTCAATTGACATACCATTGTCATTGAGAATAATAAGAATATTGGCTTTAGCCTGACTGATGTTATTCAACGCTTCAAATGGCTGACCAGCTGTGAAACTACCATCACCAATAACAGCAATGTAATGATTTTGTGACGATTCTTCTCCCATAGCTAATCCCAAAGCAGCTGACAAACTTGTACTGCTATGCCCCGTACCGAAAACATCATGTTCACTTTCTTCACGTAAGGGAAATCCGCTAATTCCGCCCAGTTGCCTTAAAGTATGAAAACGATCTTTCCTACCTGTCAAAATTTTATGAACATACGATTGATGACCAACATCCCATATAATCTTATCTTGAGGAGAATTAAACACATAATGAAGAGCTATGCTTAATTCTACTACTCCAAGATTAGCACCTAAATGTCCAGGATGTTTTGAATTTATCTCAATAAGAAAATTTCTGATCTCTTCAGCGAGAAGAGGCAACTTTTCCCGTGGAATCTTTTTAAGATCATCTGGAGTGTTTATTTTTTCTAGCCACATTTTCCTTGAATCGTAAACAAAGTTATATCATTTATATCTTTTATATCTTTTTTTATCACTCCATCTTCTTATATTCTTCTTGAGATCAAATTCAATTAATGTTATTTAACAAAACCACGTTGATAATCTGCAAAACAATATCGTACTAAAACATCATAGCAAAAATTCATCATTTTTTTAATCTACCGCGACTTATAAAAATTCTATCAGAAACTTAATTTGCATGTTTTATTTTTGCATGGTTTTAATAATGTGTTATGTTCAAAAAAATTAGTGAAGTTTCTAAACTGATAACAGAGAGTTCTTTATTTCAAAACTTTATTGTTTTCCTAATCTTATTTTCAGCTGTTGTAATAGGGTTAGAAACATATTCGGGATTTGTAAAAAAATTTCATCATGAATTATTGATAGCTGATCGAATTATCATTGCCTTTTTTTCACTTGAAATCATTTTAAAGATTTTGGCTCAAGGTAGGAAGCCACTATCTTATTTCAAAGATGGATGGAATGTTTTCGATTTTATAATAGTAGCTGTTTGTTTGATACCAGCAGGTGATACACACATCTTTGCAGTTTTGCGAATTTTACGAGTCCTGAGAGTTTTCAGAATGATTACCGCATTACCAAAGTTAAAACTAATTGTTTCTGCTTTACTCAGAAGTATCCCTTCTATGGGATATGTCATCGTGCTTATAGGGCTTTTGTTTTATGTTTATGCCATCGTTGGAGTTTTCGCCTTTGGTGAAAAGGATCCTTTTCATTTTGGCAATCTCCATTATGCTATGATTACTCTTTTCAAAATACTTACCCTTGAAGGATGGGTTGAAATTATGGATGTCATTGTTATTGACAATTCATCAGGTTCACCTAAAGTCATTTCCTATATTCCCTTCTTTTATTTTGCCAGTTTTATTCTCATAGGGGCTATGATAGTAATGAATCTTTTCATAGGAGTTATCATCAATAGCATGGAGGAATCCCAAAAAGAAATGTTACAAGAGAAAAAATCAAAAATGAATATTTCCAATACTGATGATATGTATGAAATCATACTTCAACGCATTGAAGAATTAACCAATGAGATTAAAAACTTAAAAAACAATAATTCTCAATAAAAAATCATTCTCACTTTTTATTTTCTGTTAAAAACGTCTGTTAGTTCATCATTCTGAACAAAAACTAATGAATGATACATATCTTTCCATAAGTGTTAATGTAGGCATCCTTTTTAACAGAATATGTCAGCTTATAAACATAACAATCCTGGGGTAAGATTTTTCCTTTATAAGTACCATCCCACCTTACATTGAAGTCCGTCGTACGGAAAACTAATTTTCCCCACTTATCATAAATGGCAAGATCAAAATATTCCGGATTAATACCCATGCCATAAACATGAAAATAATCATTAACTCCATCTTCATTGGGTGAAAAAGCTTCAGGAATATAGAGTGTAAAAAGGTTTTGAACATATACTTTACCGTACGTACTATCGCAACAACCTAATTGATTACATACCTTAAACATTACTTGATATTCTCCTTCTCCTGGATAAGTATGAATTGGATTGCAGTCTTGACTGAAAGTTCCATCACCGAAAGACCAAAAGCATTGGGTTCCTCCTGTGCTTTGATCAATGAAGCTTATTTCTGGATTATCAACAGTAGCAATAGGTGGAATTGCCTCAAAGTCAGCTTTTGGTCCACCCAATTGAGGTACAGTATAAGATCCTGTAACAGCACATTGATTTTGGTCAAAAACAGTCACAGTATATACGCCTGCTGAAATATTTTGAAGTGGATTGCTGTTTCCACCATTACTCCATTGATAAATGTATGGAGGAAAACCACCAGCTACGTTTAACTGAATACTTCCGTCTTTCTGACCGCAATTTTCAGGTGTTATATTGGCAGAAATAATCGAATGAATATCGTAAACTGAAATTGTTATCTGAGCTTGATCAGTGCAACCAGTTGCTGTAACAGTGCCTGTCACAGTATAAACAGTTGTAGTCGAAACAGTAGCAATGGGATTAGCAATGTTAGGATTGTTTAACCCGGTAGCAGGTGACCACGTATAAGTGTCAGCACCTGTAGCCCAAAGTTGCACAGATTTACCAGGACAAATGGTTGTGTCAGGCCCTGCCTGAACATCGCAAGGATTGACCACATTGCATGAAGGAGGAGCTGTATAATAAATGGTATCATTACAAGTGGGTGCGTTGGAGAAATATACAACTACATAATGTTGTTGACCATCCGCTTGAATACCAGTAATGGTAAAATTTTGAGGACTGGTAAATGGAGCATTAAAAGTAACATTTTGTCCTGCTTGATCTTGGACTATTAACTGACCAGTGGTAGGCTGTCCACTGAAGGTCACTGTACCGCTAACGCTATATGTATTCGTAGCAGGATTGCATTGACCAACATTAATCTGAAAGTTGTCTATATTGCATGTTACCACCGCACAGCTAGCTGCACCATTTCCACTAGTTTGTTCAAAAACCAAAGTCCCTTCAGCATCTTCAAAATTGGTTATCAATAGTATATAAAAATCCCCCACTTGAGCATTATAAATATGCAAATACTCTTCAGAAGCCGGATCGTAACTACAATCAACCACATTGCCTACGGGATAATAAGTAGGATTGCTTGTGTTGTTGGGACAATTCGCACATGATGCACATCCCGTTAATTGATTACAAGCTCCATTTAAAGAATTAAAAGGCCCATAACAAATAAAATCTACATCATTACCATTGGGAGAATAAATATGAATGATAATATCACCAGGTTGGTCAACAAACATGTAGTACCAGATAGGATTAGGTTGGGAACATAGACAACCATATTCTGGTCCAGTTTCAGCTGATGAACCCACGGCCATAGGGAAAAAATAAGTAGTATCCGTACAAAATGGTTGAGCATCAGCACAGGTAGTACCTATAGCTTCAAAGGTTAAAGTAACACATTCTGCACCTCCTGTATTACCACATCCACCCCACAAACCTCCACATAACCCAAATATGCCAGTACATTTGCTCACCAAAAGAGTGACTGTACCAGTAAAATTGGCTGTCCATACAATAGCTGAATTATTGCCACATCCTCCTAAATTATTATTATGAGCTAACTCTGTACCACCACAACCCATTCCTTGATATAGTGTTAAGTACGTATCAAAACCATTATTACCGCATGTGGTCCAAATATATGTTACACCGTTCACCACATTGTAATAAGCATAATCCCCCCCATGCACGCAATTCGATACGGTAATCTTTTGACCGATATTTACCGAAAACGAACCTGCGGGATTATTTACATTACAATTTGAGCATTGCCCCCAAACATTTATTAACCAGAAAATTAAAAAAATAAGTAAGCCAATATTTTTCATGGTTCCCTTTATTTTTTGTTAATAATACTTAGGACTTTGCCATATAATTCATCCCATTTTTTTCTATCAGGTCCATAATATATTGGAGTCAGCTTATTTTTATACCATTTGTTTTCGTCAAATAAACCACTACGCCAGAAAAACAAAACAAGAATATCGTGATCTTCATAGGCAAAAGCTTCGTGAGATAAAAAAACAAACTCGGGTTTATAGGCTTCAACCACATCCAAAACATTATCTATGTTTTGGTTCTGTTTAAGAACAACATACCCA includes these proteins:
- a CDS encoding DUF3435 domain-containing protein, with translation MASKRVLKKRIKRIAGIFVADALIMSDIYPQKDDKIQELLDQTQQEYQEVLDALNHRFFRGKRLKKHERYQKRKEAKSLYKKQLKENVENFMKAIDHAYKEFGNLIDKNE
- the nspC gene encoding carboxynorspermidine decarboxylase, giving the protein MKYAHIPSPCYVLEEKKLIDNLTTLKKVRDATGVKIILALKGFAFWHVFPIIREYLDGAAASSLNEALLIYEEMHTKAHSYAPVYLPNEFPFIYRLSTHVTFNSLNQWEQYKHFFKDNRVLAGLRVNPEYSEIKHDIYNPAIKGSRLGITREYMPSQLPDGISGLHFHVMCEQDSYVLERVLENFLNKFKGYLPQIQWLNLGGGHLITHQSYNVQHLINLLNDFKSRYPWLELIMEPGEAIGWETGFLKATVLDIVKNNRIQTAMLDVSFSAHMPDTLEMPYKPVIRNAAEPGVFPYVYRMGGMTCLAGDFIGDYSFPEPLKIGDEIIFEDMIHYTMVKTTFFNGVKHPSIGIIKQDGSFQLLRKFHYLEFKNKLS
- the metG gene encoding methionine--tRNA ligase is translated as MEKKWKRYLVTTALPYANGPIHIGHLAGVYVPADIYVRFLRKTGEDVLFIGGSDEHGVPITIRAMQEGKTPQEVVDFYHDLICKSFEEFGISFDIYSRTSLPIHHETSSSFFKKLYEEGKLIEIETEQYYDEEASMFLADRYIRGTCPKCGYESAYGDQCEKCGSSLSPEELLNPTSILSNKPPVRKKTKHWYLPLDKYEEWLRHWILEEHQEWKPNVYGQCKSWLDAGLKPRAVTRDLTWGVKVPIEGYENKVLYVWFDAPIGYISATKHWSHLTGKSWEPYWKDNDTRLIHFIGKDNIVFHCIIFPAMLKAHGEFILPDNVPANEFLNLENDKISTSRNWAVWLHEYLQDFPGLQDALRYMLTIVSPETKDNNFSWKEFQTHVNGELVDVYSNFVHRTLSLIHSYYDGIAPAQNKPQELEKLLQEVRIIKENIFQALHEFRFRDAMYQFIQIARLGNKYLTDKEPWKLQKADAKEAEGILFNALQLVANLYVLSEIFLPFSAQKLQHMLRIDSLSWDKVGSILIPPGHQLNKPQKLFERITDEMVEKQTQKLKKDKSSSSISQIKPTINIEDFEKLDLRVVRVLHAEKIEKSDKLLKLEVDLGFEKRFVVSGVAPSIHPSELIGKKVVLLANLKKKNIRNVESHGMILYALHEDGTYGLVEVTSEKSTPGNSIS
- a CDS encoding ion transporter: MFKKISEVSKLITESSLFQNFIVFLILFSAVVIGLETYSGFVKKFHHELLIADRIIIAFFSLEIILKILAQGRKPLSYFKDGWNVFDFIIVAVCLIPAGDTHIFAVLRILRVLRVFRMITALPKLKLIVSALLRSIPSMGYVIVLIGLLFYVYAIVGVFAFGEKDPFHFGNLHYAMITLFKILTLEGWVEIMDVIVIDNSSGSPKVISYIPFFYFASFILIGAMIVMNLFIGVIINSMEESQKEMLQEKKSKMNISNTDDMYEIILQRIEELTNEIKNLKNNNSQ
- a CDS encoding radical SAM protein, whose amino-acid sequence is MNRLYHQLVFGPVHSRRLGKSLGINIVLPQHKFCNFNCIYCECGLSDVSVPDKFAFPTVTEMAQILEERLSFLKKKGESIDSITFSGNGEPTLHPDFLEIVKAVKRIRQIYYPEAKISVLSNSTMLHKSEVKEALSLIENPILKLDAPTPELFYEINQPSSGIDFKSIVHHLKSLTFPFYLQTIFLEYQKENGVVIKNYDTHILEKWFTLIDKFFLKGWMIYPVDRPTPYLGIRKLTPDEMGQIYQFLATQIQVPIMINY
- the mtnA gene encoding S-methyl-5-thioribose-1-phosphate isomerase; the protein is MLFNGKSYQSVWAEQNKKIIYLVNQRNLPFSFEIVEIKTIEELLEAIKNLTVRGAPAIGIAAAYGIWLILEQHRNNKKSIQFEYDRLIHSRPTAVNLMRGANYVMEKVKESYDPSIAFKAACEFAKEEIEAAKLIGEYGLSLIEEFYTMVNRPVNILTHCNAGWLACGDYGTALSPIFLAKQKGIPIHIWVDETQPLLQGARLTAWELYHENISFNILPDNSAGYLMALNKIDMIITGADRIAMNGDVANKIGTYSLAVLAHYHQIPFYVAAPLSTFDFELKTGVDIPIEQRSADEVLCARVWVNEEWKFFPKTVTHFPTVNYAFDITPAHFIRAYITNHGIIHHPQELSS
- the dxs gene encoding 1-deoxy-D-xylulose-5-phosphate synthase; this encodes MWLEKINTPDDLKKIPREKLPLLAEEIRNFLIEINSKHPGHLGANLGVVELSIALHYVFNSPQDKIIWDVGHQSYVHKILTGRKDRFHTLRQLGGISGFPLREESEHDVFGTGHSSTSLSAALGLAMGEESSQNHYIAVIGDGSFTAGQPFEALNNISQAKANILIILNDNGMSIDKNRTALAQHFTRITASHTYNFIKYRFWRFLKGTWLHVLITNLFAAIKWTWFKKANIFEIFGIRYFGPVDGHDIKKLIYVLKDLKDVPGPKVLHVLTVKGKGFKPAEKDQITYHSPGKFDIETGKVCDEDQENKPPKMHVVFGKTLLKLAETNPKIVAITPAMLTGSALTFMKEKFPDRVFDVGIAEQHAVTFAAGLALAGKIPYCTIYSTFLQRGYDQLIHDVALQRAPVVMCIDRGGLVGEDGATHQGIFDLAYLRLIPNIIIGAPMDEFELQDMLYTAQAIDLNKPFAIRYPRGEAHHLKWEKTWEVLPVGKAQLLHEGCTIGIATIGAPGLDVLSLYDRLEAKNISFTHYNMRFLKPIDQDALRHLCEKHAVIVTVEDGVIDGGLGSTIAEYIAEHNYGVRLIRLGVPDRFVEHGSIFELKEKLGYDANGIFRVILNEHLLFHYKKMNEPWQAKEY
- a CDS encoding MBL fold metallo-hydrolase, with the translated sequence MRNNTFIFLGTGTSTGVPVLGCRCRTCCSLDFRDKRLRSSAYIFYKGAKIIIDCGPDFRQQMLQNGLDDVDAILITHGHRDHIGGLDDIRGLNFMKNKIISVYADEHIRHEIRQAFPYVFDPGEYTGPPMIKFFPLQSTIKIEKAIVQAFQVWHGKQKIWGFRFERLAYITDANKLNDDVIEFLQGTEILIINALRLQPHETHFSLQEALSIIEKVNPQRAYLTHISHFMPPYRELRTLLPEGVIAAYDGFSFEF